GGACCGACCGCACCGGTGAGGTGTCGGTCAGTCGTCGCTCCCGTGCGCGCCATCGGCCTGATCCGCCCGATCAGCCTTGCGCAGCGGCTTCGGCGGCCGGTGCTGCGGCGGGGGCGTCGCTGGCGGGGCTGACTGCGGCCCACTGCGGATCCATTGCCAGCGCGCGCTCGACAATCTCCCGCACATCGTTCGACAGGTCCGGCTTGGCCGCCACACGGGCGATCGCCTCGCGGGCAGCGCTGCGATAGGGCTGGGCCAATGCAGTCCATCGGTCCATCACCCGCGCCAGACGGCCGGCGACTTGCGGATTGATGGCATCGAGCGCCAACACCTGTTCCGCCCAGAACACATAGCCGGCGGCGTCGCGGCGATGGAAGGCGGCGGGGTTGAACATGCACAGCGAGAAGATCAGGCTGCGGGCGCGATTCGGATTCTTCAGCGTGAAGTCCGGATGCTTGAGCAACTGCTTCACCCGGGCGAAGGTGCGGCCCTCCTGCTCGGCGGCGCGACCTTGCAGCGCGAACCATTTGTCGATCACCAGCGCATCGTGCTTGAACTGGCTGTGGAAACGCGCCAGCGCGCTGTCGGCCAGTTCGGCATGGGCATTGACCAGCGCGGACAGCGCGCCGAGCCGGTCGGTCATGTTGCCGGCGTCCTTGAACCGTTGATAGGCGCGACCCGGCCAGACGGTGTCGCCGCTGCGGGTAGCCTGCAGCACCAGCATCGACAGCGCCAGGTTGGACAGCGCACGTCGGCCGCTCTGCACCGGGTCCGGTTGGTAGCCGCCGGCGACCTGATGCGCGTCGTACGCCCAGACCCAGTCGGCCTGCAGCGCGGCGGCCAGTTGCTCTTGCGCGGCCGCCACTGCGGCGTGCACCGCCTGCGGATCGACGTCGCTCAATTGCTCGGCGATATAGGCCTCATCCGGCAGTTGCAGCGCCAGCGCCTTGAATGCGGGCTCGAGTGCGGGATGACGCAGCACGGCACGCATGGCGTCGAGGTAGGCGGCATCGAGCGTGAGCGGCTTGCCCGATCGCACCGCGCCCAGGATGCGCGCCAGCGCCAGGCGCTGGCTGGCTTCCCAGCGGTTGAAGGCGTCGCTGTCATGCTTGAGCAGCACCAGCAGTTCGGCGTCGCCCAGACCGTCTTCCAGCACCACCGGCGCCGAGAAACCGCGCAGCAACGACGGCACCGGCGCCACCGGCACATTGACGAACACGAACGACTGTTCCGCCTGGTCCAGCACCAACACCCGCTCGGTGTCGGTGGCGCCCGCGGCGCCGTCTTCACCCTGCAGCATCAGCGGCAGCGCCTGGCCGTCGGGCGAAAGCAGGCCCAGCGCCACCGGAATCACCTGCGGCAGCTTGCCGTCCTGTCCCGGCGCGGGCGGATTGACCTGCTGCAGCGCCAGCGTGTAGGTCTGCGTGGCGGCGTCATAGTGGCCGCGGGCCTGCAGGCGCGGCGTGCCCGCCTGCGCGTACCAGCGCTTGAAGGCATCGAGCCGCGTCGACAGGGCCGAACCCGGGTTCGCATCGGCGATCGCCTGGGCGAAGTCGTCGCAGGTCACGGCTTGGCCGTCGTGGCGCTCGAAGTACAGCGACATGCCCTTGGCAAAGCCGTCGCGTCCGACCAGCGTCTGGTACATGCGGACGACTTCGGCGCCCTTGTCGTAAACAGTGGCGGTGTAGAAGTTGTTGATCTCGACGTACTGGTCCGGGCGCACCGGATGCGCCATCGACCCCGCGTCTTCCGGGAACTGGCGGGCCCGCAGGCCGCGCACATCCTGGATCCGGCAGACCGCACGTGCGCTGGGCGTGGCGGCCATGTCCTGGCTGAACTCCTGATCGCGGAAGACGGTCAGGCCTTCCTTGAGCGAGAGCTGGAACCAGTCGCGGCAGGTCACGCGGTTGCCGGTCCAGTTGTGGAAGTACTCATGCGCGACGATGGATTCGATGCGCTGGAAGTCCGCATCGGTCGCAGTGGCGGGCGAGGCCAGCAGCGCCGAGGTGTTGAAGATGTTCAGGCCCTTGTTTTCCATCGCGCCCATGTTGAAGTCGGACACGCCGACCACCATGAAACGTTCCAGGTCCAGGGGCAGCTGGAAACGGGCTTCGTCCCACACGACCGAGGCGATGAGCGAATTCATCGCATGTTCGGTCTTCTCCAGATCGCCGCGGCGCACGAACACCTGCAGCAGATGGTCCTTGCCGCTGCGGGTGCGGATGCGCTGTTCGCGGGCCACCAGGTCGGCCGCCACGAGGGCGAACAGGTAGCTGGGCTTGGGGAACGGGTCATGCCACTTGGCGAGGTGGCGGCCGTTGTCGAGCTCGGCGGTTTCCAGCAGGTTGCCGTTGGACAGCAGCACCGGGAAGCGCGCCTTGTCGGCACGCATCGTCACCGTATAGACCGCCATCACATCCGGGCGGTCCATGAAGTAGGTGATGCGGCGGAAGCCCTCGGCCTCGCATTGAGTGAAGAAGCCGCCGCCAGAGGTATAGAGACCGGACAGCGAGGTGTTCTTCTCGGGGCAGCAGGTGTTGCGGATCTCGAGCGTGAAGTCCGCATCCGGCACGTTGTCGATGACGAGCTCATGGCCTTCGGTGCGGAAGGACACGCTCTCGCCGTCGATCAGGACGCGCAGCAGATTCAGTTCCTCGCCATGCAGACGCAGCGGGCCGTGGGCCACGGCGGCGTTGCGCTCCAGGCGCATCTTGCTGGTCACCAGCGTCTTGGCCGGATCCAGGTCGAAACACAGGTCGACGGTGCGGATCCAGAAGATGGGCGCGACGTAGTCCTCGCGGCGGATGAGGTTGGCAGTGCCTTCACGCATGTCGGTCATCCTAAAAAAGGTCAGGCCGGCCGGCCCGACAAAGTGTCAATTCACGCCGGCCAAGCCGACGACAGCGGGCCGCGCCCGGCCGGTCGACACGTGTCGACACCCGCCGGCCGCGGCCCGGAAAAACAGCCTGTGTCATACCACGAGGACGCAGGTGCACCGCCTGGCACCACCGCGGCCCGCGCGCCCCGTCCGGACCGGCGGGCGCCGCCGACCTTCGGATGGGTCAGGTGCGGCGGGGCCGGATCAGCGGCGAGGCGGGCAGCCCGGCAGTCCATGCTGTCAGACGCCTTGCTTGAGCGAGGCGGTGATGAAGCCGTCGAGATCCCCATCCAGCACCTTCTGGGTGTTGGAGGCTTCGACGCTGGTCCGCAGGTCCTTGATGCGGCTCTGGTCCAGCACATACGAGCGGATCTGGTGGCCCCAGCCCACATCGGTCTTGCTGTCCTCGAGCTTTTGCTGCTCGACCATGCGCTTCTTCATCTCATGGTCGTACAGCCGCGAACGCAGCCGGCGCCAGGCGACGTCGCGGTTGCTGTGCTGGCTGCGGCTGTCTTGGCACTGCACCACGATGCCGGTGGGAATGTGGGTCAGGCGCACCGCCGAATCGGTCTTGTTGATGTGCTGACCACCGGCGCCGCTGGCGCGGTAGGTGTCGGTGCGGACATCGGCCGGATTGATGTCGATCTCGATCGAGTCATCGATTTCCGGATAGACAAACAGCGAGGCGAAGCTGGTGTGGCGACCGCCGGAGGAGTCGAACGGGCTCTTGCGCACCAGGCGGTGCACGCCGGATTCGGTGCGCAGCAGACCGAAGGCGTACTCGCCCTCGACCTTGAGCGTGGCGCTCTTGATGCCGGCGACTTCGTCGTGCGTCAGTTCTTCGATCTCGTACTTGAAGCCCTTGCGTTCGCAATAGCGCGTGTACTGACGCAGCAGCATGCCGGCCCAGTCGCAGGCCTCGGTGCCGCCGGCGCCGGCCTGGATGTCGATGAAGCAGTTGCTCGGATCGGCCGGGTTGTTGAACATCCGCCGGAATTCGAGCTGCTCGACGCTTTCGGC
The Roseateles amylovorans genome window above contains:
- the pepN gene encoding aminopeptidase N; amino-acid sequence: MREGTANLIRREDYVAPIFWIRTVDLCFDLDPAKTLVTSKMRLERNAAVAHGPLRLHGEELNLLRVLIDGESVSFRTEGHELVIDNVPDADFTLEIRNTCCPEKNTSLSGLYTSGGGFFTQCEAEGFRRITYFMDRPDVMAVYTVTMRADKARFPVLLSNGNLLETAELDNGRHLAKWHDPFPKPSYLFALVAADLVAREQRIRTRSGKDHLLQVFVRRGDLEKTEHAMNSLIASVVWDEARFQLPLDLERFMVVGVSDFNMGAMENKGLNIFNTSALLASPATATDADFQRIESIVAHEYFHNWTGNRVTCRDWFQLSLKEGLTVFRDQEFSQDMAATPSARAVCRIQDVRGLRARQFPEDAGSMAHPVRPDQYVEINNFYTATVYDKGAEVVRMYQTLVGRDGFAKGMSLYFERHDGQAVTCDDFAQAIADANPGSALSTRLDAFKRWYAQAGTPRLQARGHYDAATQTYTLALQQVNPPAPGQDGKLPQVIPVALGLLSPDGQALPLMLQGEDGAAGATDTERVLVLDQAEQSFVFVNVPVAPVPSLLRGFSAPVVLEDGLGDAELLVLLKHDSDAFNRWEASQRLALARILGAVRSGKPLTLDAAYLDAMRAVLRHPALEPAFKALALQLPDEAYIAEQLSDVDPQAVHAAVAAAQEQLAAALQADWVWAYDAHQVAGGYQPDPVQSGRRALSNLALSMLVLQATRSGDTVWPGRAYQRFKDAGNMTDRLGALSALVNAHAELADSALARFHSQFKHDALVIDKWFALQGRAAEQEGRTFARVKQLLKHPDFTLKNPNRARSLIFSLCMFNPAAFHRRDAAGYVFWAEQVLALDAINPQVAGRLARVMDRWTALAQPYRSAAREAIARVAAKPDLSNDVREIVERALAMDPQWAAVSPASDAPAAAPAAEAAAQG
- the prfB gene encoding peptide chain release factor 2 (programmed frameshift); this encodes MDIEQINAIGNSLTDLQARTDALRGYLDYDRKALRLNEVNAALENPNVWNDPKRAQELGKEKRTLEQVVETINHLTTNLADNLELFEMSKADNDVTGLQTIEADAAKLAESVEQLEFRRMFNNPADPSNCFIDIQAGAGGTEACDWAGMLLRQYTRYCERKGFKYEIEELTHDEVAGIKSATLKVEGEYAFGLLRTESGVHRLVRKSPFDSSGGRHTSFASLFVYPEIDDSIEIDINPADVRTDTYRASGAGGQHINKTDSAVRLTHIPTGIVVQCQDSRSQHSNRDVAWRRLRSRLYDHEMKKRMVEQQKLEDSKTDVGWGHQIRSYVLDQSRIKDLRTSVEASNTQKVLDGDLDGFITASLKQGV